GATAtcacaataataaataaacagtagaTTGTAAAACACTGCAAATGCTACAGCATAATACATGTCCATAGTTGCACACCAGCAAAATCTAGTTGCTGCAGACTGAATATGGGTAAGTGAGCTGTCCTCGCTGTGTCCACCCATTGGCATTGACACCCCTTGTGAAGTAAAGACTCTTTAATGGGGATtaacttttatttaaattatcaGTGCTATTAAATGCCAACTTTACCTCTTGCCTGCTGGCGTCAGGAGTTGGCAGAAGGGCACTTAACATGAAATCTGCTATGAATGATGGCACATAGGAGAGAGGCAGCCAGAAGAACTTCGCATCCCATCCTGCTCCATAGCGAGTCCTGGGGTACTTTGCTATCAAGGCGTGCTCCATGCAGTTTGTGACCTTCGAGATATCAGAGCTGCAAATAGTGTTCATCGAGAGACTCTGAGCTTTCAGATCTGGAAGAGAAGATTGGAAAGGTCCAGCTCATGCCAGGGACTATATTCCAGAATGGTTATGATAAATCTGAATTTAAATTACCTAAATAGTAGGAAAACAGCTGGTGCTGCAAGACAAATAAACCACAGTGTGTTTTTCAGGATTCAGCTTCATTAGCCAGTAAAACTTTTGGTTGCAAGTAGATTAATAGTTGACGATTTTGTTCCTTATTGTGTAGTgaatagagaaaaaaaatggtactactgtatattattaaattGTAATAAGTGTGTATGTGACTGgttatttattaacaataaacaagACAACATTATAACTATATTAAGCAGCTTGTATAATACACTACACACAATTGCCTCCTGGAGGTTAGAATTTCCATTAGAAGACAAATTAAATAATTCTTACTTACACTTGTCAAAATATTGTACTCCATAGGAGTCCCTGACCTCGGGAGAGAGGCGGTCCCAAAGTCTTTGCAGGTCCTTCTCTATTACTGCTAAACTTGTAACACCAGTCTTAAAGAAGCCAGGCTCAATTATACTGACTTTGATACCAAAATACTGCATGTCCCTCCTGGgaagtaaaaaaacaaagcagGTGTTTAAAAACAGCATTCTCTATTTCCTGAGACTTTTACATTTCACTTAAAAGTATTGGGCATAGATGCAGAAAGATGGACCAATGTAAAACTAGTACACATGATATATTCTGTTTGAGCTGCTGCTTGTTCTCGAGAGActaaccctaatcctagcccTAATTAAGAACTGATTTAAATCagttcaatacattttagaacaCTGTTACTGACGCAGCtaaaatattatacatttaatGAGCCACATTACCTCAAGCTGTCTGAGAAAGACTCCACGCCCCACTTAGATAAACAGTAACCTCCACCAACAAAGGCCAACCTGCCCATTACACTGGCAACATTCACAACCCGGCCTCTGGCTTTCTTTATCAGTGGAAGGAACTTCAGGGTGATCTCAATCAGTCCTATGAGATTAACATCAAGAACTTTATTAAAATCTTCCTTTTCCATCCATTCTGTTGGTCCAATTGGTGTAGCTCTTCCAGCATTGTTCACCAGGCCCCAGAGACCTAAAACAGTATAAAGATCAATATTAGTTTAATCAATAACACTTAATCAGGAAACCTAAATGACTAATATCTTTATCATTTTTGATTACTGAGCATAAATAGCCATGCATTTACTAATGGAATTGTAATTACTGTAATAACTGGTAATTCCCAAGTCAGTCCTGCTCTTACTACTGAGTAATTACATGCCCTTCGAACAACATTTTGATACCTGTTATATGTTAATATTATATCAGGTGATAATTAAAGAGAAAAAGCGGTCCGCACACCCAAGTAGACAAGGTGCAAGTTCACAAGGCTGAAGCCATATATCAATATACTGTAGAAATAGAGAGAACCACACACTCAACTGCACtccaaaaatatatatctttaattcataaaaacatatcAGCAAAGTCAGCTTTCGTCACTGAAGAGCCTTCGATTTTATCAGAAAGACAAAAGGACTTTATACCTAAAAAaaaggtgatatatatatatatatacatatataaaagttCCATACTTTTTACTTTATGCAGTGGCAAGAATCAGAATGCAAGCCCTCCTACCTTTATCTCCAACCTCAGCCTGTACAAACCGCACAGCTTTCTCAATGCTTTGGCTGTCTGTAACATTGAGCAGGATTGTCTTCAGTTTGGGGGAGCTTGCTGCTTGTAGATCTTGTCCTCCCTTGTCTGTCAGACACGAGGCTATGACATTGAACCCTCTCTGGTCAAGCTGCCTTGCCAGCAGGTTTCCAAAACCGGTATCACATCCCGTGACAAAGACATGCTTCTGCTCAACATCTTTTACTCTCAGACCATCTCTAATGAACCACAAAAGAATGCAGAAAAAAATGGTTCCCAAAATGACTTGGTGTGATACAAATGGCTAACAAAAAGAGAGAAATAATCTTTAGACCTGTGTACAGTAATAttaacaaattaaaatgtattcctgGAAATATTACTCAGGATTCAAAGACTATGTACAGAGGTATAAAACCAGTTGATAGGAGAATGGTTGGTATTTGAGTAAATACATTTCTATGAACCAAGGGTTCTACAAATATCAGagtaaacaaaaaatgtaatggaaTTATGAAGGGTCTTATACAAATAAATAGAGGACTTGTATAACAGTGCTGACACATCAGGAATGATTAAGCAGCATGCTTGTGTGACTCCCCTGTCCACTAATGGCAGAGGGGCAGTACAGTTGTTTCAAGGTCTGGTTTGTTCTGAGGTGTGCCGGCTTTGGAGAAGGAATAGAAGCCACTGGGTTTATTTGTCCATTGTCTGTGTTAGCATCGCAGTGAAAGACAAGGGTAAAATTGGGTTCCTTTGAAATTAACTGCAATATGTGAATGAACTTGGGAAACCATTCAGTGATTCAGTAATAAAGAACAGAAACACTTTCACAGGATCCTTCACAGCTCCTCTGAACACACCAATGTCCTTCaagaggcccccctgtcctttaTGTTTTAACAGATTTTGCTGTCAGCTGTGGGTGCTGGCTTTCAGGAGAAGAGGGGGAAGTGACAGCATTACAAAGCTCAGAGAGAGAGTGAAGTCAGAAAATGTCATAAAAAAGAAACTAGTCTTCTGGAACAGGTCCAGACACTATAGGAACCTTCAACACAATACCTAGCTGCAGGAGGGATGATATGagcattatttttgtattaagcaATGTTACAGCAGTAGGAAACTGCTACTTTTTCTTTACTGTTATATTCATGTTATAATATTATCCATTTACTTGACATCATTTACTTTAAGGTCACCAGTTTCTATTATAATTGATTACAGCAGTAGCATGAGGAATTCATTGTACTGGAGGTATGCTAGAATTAAGATAATTGGTTAATTGATTTGGTTGGTTTACACATAAGTTTACACATCATACAATGAGGAGTACATGTTCTGTTTTAAAGGCCAGTTTTTTAAGATGGTATTAAACTGTTAACTAATTTGTACCTGATTGGAGTCTTTGAATTAATatcacaggaaaaaaataataaatacataagcaTATTCCTTGTGTTGCTGGGTGAATATTACTCTGTGATTATGTGGTTGGGAATTAAAACCCACTGCTGTTCTGTGCACTTAGAACACATTTactatgtaatgtacagtatttcactAAATTAAAACTACGACAATACACTTTAATTCAGAACACATTAATACATACTTAAGGCAACTCATGTGACTAAAAAGTCCCATTTGAAGTAGCAGTTTAGAAGGCAGTGAGGTCAATTAGTAATAAGATGGACTTCAGCCTTAAATATTGATGGGGGAAAGATAATGTCATAGCTAAGTATTGTTTCACAATTCCTTGCAATCTTTGGCTACAAGGACACACAAGCAGTGGCATCCAGCCCCCGTCACATAAATCACAGCTCTCCTTAACAAGAAAAgcctggtcaccatgacctacatcctcTTTATGCAAATATAggtttgacatacagacaggtGGACAGATGATTACATATACCCCCGTGTTCTGATACAATAACTTTTGCTTAAGAATTTCCAAACCAAGTTTCTCAAGATACataaaaaacatacagtaggcCTCTACTGTGTGTACTCACAGATTAGGACACACTTAGTAATTAGTGATAAAGAAAGTCATTGAAAAGTTTCATCACAGTTGTGCAAGCGGCTCTTTAGCTGTATGCAAAACTCAAAAATCAGCACAATTCCCTGACattaattgtgttttaaaatataaccaGTAGATGGCGAACATGTACCTTGGAAAACCATGAAACCTTGAAACAGTCATATTCTTTGTTATTAGCCTTATATAATGCATGACATAGGAAATAACTTTAAACCAATGTAACCAATGTAacatttacaattattattttaatacctctgaataaatgtaaaatataatgtagcACCCATTTTATATTTAATACTAGATATATTGGACATATCAAATTGGAACTACTCCAGAATATTAGACCAACTTTGCTTTCCCAAAAAAACTcaacatttaaatatttgaaatattaaatattaaaaaacatagaCTAATGAAAGTAAACTATGTTTAAAAGCATAACAAGCATAAATAGGGTTAACAAACACACGCACGCGGTACGCACACGCGCATGCATGAATGCacgcacacaagcacacacacacgcgtgcgCACACGcatataataatgaaaaatataaggagCATGCTACAAACAAcactaaagaaaaataataatagaaaaaacacATAGAATTATTTGGATATCTACCATATTAATTGTGGCACTCTGAAATTCTTCCGACATTTTGTCCCATTCAATACACAGATTGTCTTTAAAATAATTGCTCTGTGCCAGTTAGGCAATAAACCCCAGTGCAGTTGAAAGGTCTGGTTTACAACCTTCAGTGCATGAGAACAAATTACTGGAGTGGCTGACTGGTCATCTGGTGCACACTGATAAAAATAGAGGAGGAGGCTGAGTAAACATTACCTCTAGGCTAAATACCCATTTTATTCTGTGGCTTTTCATAATAGAAGCAGAAACTGAATTCCAAAGTTGGAGAAGAGATTACAGTGACGTTTCAGAGAAATAGCCTCACCCTTCTAAATAGACACATATCGTAGTATCAAAAATGTACTCACTGTCTTCTGTTGCATCTTAGTTTATCTTCTGTAGTTccctttttctttctgtttagTAAAACTAAGATTCTCCCACATCAAACCTGCAGGTCACATTCATTCTCCTCGGGCCTTGTTGAATGGACTAGCCTGTTCTTCTGAAAATCCATCAAAACATACTTTTAACTAACATTCTTTTAATAAGTCATGAGTTCAAATGTAGTGAAATGTTTTTCCTGTTGAAAAGGAATGTTATTGTGCCTGTCATGGTAAATAGAATGTACCCCGGATCCAACCTTATCAGAAGAGAGCACTGTCCAAGGACCTGTTATCAGTGTCCATCCTGTTTGCTGCTTAACTACATGTGTTAACCCAAGCAGAATATTCCACAGTGCTCCATTTAATGTACAGTTATAGCCAGAAGTTttaatataattaactaattttgcttcttaAAGTCGAAGTAAACCTGCTtacgtacagtgccttgcgaaagtattcggcccccttgaactttgcgaccttttgccacatttcaggcttcaaacataaagatatgaaactgtaattttttgtgaagaatcaacaacaagtgggacacaatcatgaagtggaacgaaatttattggatatttcaaacttttgtaacaaataaaaaactgaaaaattgggcgtgcaaaattattcagcccccttaagttaatactttgtagcgccaccttttgctgcgattacagctgtaagtcgcttggggtatgtcgctatcagttttgcacatcgagagactgaaatttttgcccattcctccttgcaaaacagctcgagctcagtgaggttggatggagagcatttgtgaacagcagttttcagttctttccacagattctcgattggattcaggtctggactttgacttggccattctaacacctggatatgtttatttgtgaaccattccattgtagattttgctttatgttttggatcattgtcttgttggaagacaaatctccgtcccagtctcaggtcttttgcagactccatcaggttttcttccagaatggtcctgtatttggctccatccatcttcccatcaattttaaccatcttccctgtccctgctgaagaaaagcaggcccaaaccatgatgctgccaccaccatgtttgacagtggggatggtgtgttcagggtgatgagctgtgttgcttttacgccaaacataacgttttgcattgttgccaaaaagttcgattttggtttcatctgaccagagcaccttcttccacatgtttggtgtgtctcccaggtggcttgtggcaaactgtaaacgacactttttatggatatctttaagaaatggctttcttcttgccactcttccataaaggccagatttgtgcagtatacgactgattgttgtcctatggacagagtctcacacctcagctgtagatctctgcagttcatccagagtgatcatgggcctcttggctgcatctctgatcagtcttctccttgtatgagctgaaagtttagagggacggccaggtgttggtagatttgcagtggtctgatactccttccatttcaatattatcgcttgcacagtgctccttgggatgtttaaagcttgggaaatctttttgtatccaaatccggctttaaacttctccacaacagtatctcggacctgcctggtgtgttccttgttcttcatgatgctctctgcgctttaaacggacctctgagactatcacagtgcaggtgcatttatacggagacttgattacacacaggtggattctatttatcatcattagtcatttaggtcaacattggatcattcagagatcctcactgaacttctggagagagtttgctgcactgaaagtaaaggggctgaataattttgcacgcccaatttttcagttttttatttgttaaaaaagtttgaaatatccaataaatttcattccacttcatgattgtgtcccacttgttgttgattcttcacaaaaaattacagtttcatatctttatgtttgaagcctgaaatgtggcaaaaggtcgcaaagttcaagggggccgaatactttcgcaaggcactgtaaatatatatctatatctatatctatataaatatatatatataaattacatactgctttgtagttttccatatacttaatgaaaaagtgaaaaaaaattgagaaatgtgatattttgaaatctaacatgaaatactgtactgaaatataattgtgtagttccattgattacatgatgttaaataaaggatacaaattatgttcctatatatatatacttgtacttgctagaaccaaagtcattgtatttttatcttactcttaattgtattattacttgtactgtgattcttgaaatgtatttttgcttacgactgtaagtcgccctggataagggcgtctgctaagaaataaattaattaattatatatatatatatatatatatatatatatatatatatatatatatatatatatatatatatatagtttttaattatgcctcaatcctaaaattcaaggcgatgcaaaacttaaacaaatattttactaACAAGAGCTGTCCTTTTTTTTAGGGCTTTTCTGTTTCTATCATGTATTCCAAGGGAATCCATTTGTAATCAAGATTTTGAATGGAAAGCTCTGAGCAAATTGTACCCCTACACATGGTGCGATTTTCTGGTCAGTGTATAAATACTGCtgatatatgttttaacaaatgtttCATTCCCTTGgctatgtttttaatttttatattttgcTAGTGTCCTGAAAAATACATGTGATATAACTACCATGGCAAATTAATTTATACGGTTTCATCCTTGTGACTTTCC
The Acipenser ruthenus chromosome 10, fAciRut3.2 maternal haplotype, whole genome shotgun sequence DNA segment above includes these coding regions:
- the LOC117406379 gene encoding retinol dehydrogenase 7-like isoform X2, which encodes MQQKTPFVSHQVILGTIFFCILLWFIRDGLRVKDVEQKHVFVTGCDTGFGNLLARQLDQRGFNVIASCLTDKGGQDLQAASSPKLKTILLNVTDSQSIEKAVRFVQAEVGDKGLWGLVNNAGRATPIGPTEWMEKEDFNKVLDVNLIGLIEITLKFLPLIKKARGRVVNVASVMGRLAFVGGGYCLSKWGVESFSDSLRRDMQYFGIKVSIIEPGFFKTGVTSLAVIEKDLQRLWDRLSPEVRDSYGVQYFDKYLKAQSLSMNTICSSDISKVTNCMEHALIAKYPRTRYGAGWDAKFFWLPLSYVPSFIADFMLSALLPTPDASRQELCWC
- the LOC117406379 gene encoding retinol dehydrogenase 7-like isoform X1; this translates as MSEEFQSATINMPFVSHQVILGTIFFCILLWFIRDGLRVKDVEQKHVFVTGCDTGFGNLLARQLDQRGFNVIASCLTDKGGQDLQAASSPKLKTILLNVTDSQSIEKAVRFVQAEVGDKGLWGLVNNAGRATPIGPTEWMEKEDFNKVLDVNLIGLIEITLKFLPLIKKARGRVVNVASVMGRLAFVGGGYCLSKWGVESFSDSLRRDMQYFGIKVSIIEPGFFKTGVTSLAVIEKDLQRLWDRLSPEVRDSYGVQYFDKYLKAQSLSMNTICSSDISKVTNCMEHALIAKYPRTRYGAGWDAKFFWLPLSYVPSFIADFMLSALLPTPDASRQELCWC
- the LOC117406379 gene encoding retinol dehydrogenase 16-like isoform X3; protein product: MSEEFQSATINMPFVSHQVILGTIFFCILLWFIRDGLRVKDVEQKHVFVTGCDTGFGNLLARQLDQRGFNVIASCLTDKGGQDLQAASSPKLKTILLNVTDSQSIEKAVRFVQAEVGDKGLWGLVNNAGRATPIGPTEWMEKEDFNKVLDVNLIGLIEITLKFLPLIKKARGRVVNVASVMGRLAFVGGGYCLSKWGVESFSDSLRRDMQYFGIKVSIIEPGFFKTGVTSLAVIEKDLQRLWDRLSPEVRDSYGVQYFDKSPAVFLLFRSESSESLDEHYLQL